A region from the Aphis gossypii isolate Hap1 chromosome 1, ASM2018417v2, whole genome shotgun sequence genome encodes:
- the LOC114119730 gene encoding uncharacterized protein LOC114119730 has translation MMTYQHKYMKSLVNNIFEHRNYNRTEQKVNVSFKGPINKKYFTEDPEAENIERLLLSNPMYLNPDILTQIELAQMTSSNAQTVGYRPSSRIERLAMPLPRWRKPLIRLRNVNKKVNRKIPWCKKGPKAPDDKVQVIRPPPLPARTKTGVSRAALKYEATDHIKRLAKHRPIPKKDDDKKFFSVKPLSLIYKPSPRINELAKPRHHNVKK, from the exons atgatgACATATCAACATAAGTACATGAAAAGTTtggtcaataatattttcgaacACCGTAATTACAATCGTACTGAACAAAAAGTCAATGTATCGTTCAAAGGAcccataaataaaaagtattttacggAAGATCCAGAGGCGGAAAACATTGAACGACTCCTTTTAAGCAATCCAATGTATTTGAACCCAGATATCCTAACACAGATTGAGCTCGCTCAAATGACATCGTCGAATGCACAAACTGTTGGTTATCGTCCATCTTCCAGGATTGAACGCCTAGCTATGCCGTTGCCGCGATGGCGTAAACCGCTGATTCGATTGAGGAACGTTAACAAGA AAGTTAACCGTAAAATTCCATGGTGCAAAAAGGGCCCTAAAGCTCCCGATGACAAAGTTCAAGTGATAAGACCACCACCTCTACCAGCAAGAACTAAAACAGGAGTATCACGTGCAGCTCTTAAGTATGAGGCGACGGATCACATAAAACGATTGGCCAAACACCGACCAATACCAAAAAAGGACGACGACAAAAAGTTTTTCTCTGTAAAGCCATTGTCACTTATTTACAAGCCGTCACCTCGTATCAATGAATTAGCCAAGCCCCGACACCATAATGTAAAGAAGTGA